The following coding sequences lie in one Nerophis lumbriciformis linkage group LG02, RoL_Nlum_v2.1, whole genome shotgun sequence genomic window:
- the ppp2r5d gene encoding serine/threonine-protein phosphatase 2A 56 kDa regulatory subunit delta isoform encodes MPNKSKKEKEVSKCAKSSPKSADVNTNKDVSADQADESISKRPGGSVPPPTQLHKIKYCGGPQVVKKERRHSSSRFSVSRNRELQKLPALKDAPAMDREDLFLQKLQQCCVLFDFVSDPLSDLKFKEVKRAGLLEMVDYITHNTDVLSESIYPEAVVMFSINLFRTLPPSSNPTGAEFDPEEDEPTLEAAWPHLQLVYEFFLRLLESPDFQPNIAKKYMDQNFVMSLLELFDSEDPRERDFLKTILHRIYGKFLGLRAYIRRQINNIFYRFIYETEHHNGIAELLEILGSIINGFALPLKEEHKMFLIRVLVPLHKVKSLSVYHPQLAYCVVQFLEKDSSLTEPVIMGLLKFWPKTHSPKEVMFLNELEEILDVIEPAEFIKVQEPLFRQLAKCVSSPHFQVAERALYYWNNEYIMSLISDNAANILPIMFPALYKNSKSHWNKTIHGLIYNALKLFMEMNQKLFDDCTQQYKSDKHKEKHKVKEREEVWLKLEDLARHNPQSNKLLPLRPGLLPQEALASCSASVEADVPTLEDIQLLKKTVESQAVLVVKDAKKDKVVMRRKSELPQDVYTIKALEAHKRAEEYLTANQEAL; translated from the exons ATGCCGAACAAAAGCAAGAAAGAGAAG GAAGTGAGTAAATGTGCCAAAAGCAGCCCGAAAAGTGCGGACGTCAACACCAACAAAGATGTCTCCGCTGACCAAGCTGACGAG agtATCAGCAAGCGTCCCGGTGGCAGCGTGCCCCCGCCCACTCAGCTGCACAAGATCAAATATTGTGGAGGTCCTcaagtggtgaagaaggagcgtcGTCACAGTTCGTCTCGCTTCAGTGTCAGCAGGAACCGAGAACTGCAGAAGCTCCCTGCTCTCAAAG ACGCTCCAGCAATGGATCGAGAGGATCTCTTCCTGCAGAAGTTGCAGCAGTGCTGCGTGCTCTTTGACTTTGTGAGCGACCCGCTGAGCGACCTGAAGTTTAAAGAAGTCAAGCGAGCAGGACTCCTGGAGATGGTGGACTACATCACGCACAACACGGACGTGCTCAGCGAATCCATCTACCCCGAGGCCGTTGTCATG TTTTCCATCAACTTGTTCCGGACTCTTCCTCCGTCCTCCAACCCGACGGGAGCCGAGTTCGACCCCGAGGAGGACGAGCCGACGCTGGAGGCCGCCTGGCCACATCTGCAG CTGGTTTACGAGTTCTTCCTTCGCCTGCTGGAGTCTCCAGACTTCCAACCCAACATCGCCAAGAAGTACATGGACCAAAACTTTGTTATGTCG CTGCTGGAGCTGTTTGACAGCGAGGACCCTCGTGAAAGAGACTTCTTGAAGACCATCCTGCACCGGATCTACGGCAAGTTCCTGGGCCTGCGCGCGTACATCCGTCGCCAGATCAACAACATCTTCTACAG GTTCATCTACGAGACCGAGCATCACAACGGCATCGCTGAGCTGCTGGAGATCCTGGGGAG TATCATCAACGGCTTTGCTCTGCCGCTCAAAGAAGAACACAAGATGTTTCTGATCCGAGTCCTGGTGCCGCTTCATAAGGTCAAGTCCCTCAGCGTCTACCACCCACAG CTGGCGTACTGCGTGGTCCAGTTCCTGGAGAAGGACAGCAGCCTGACAGAACCA GTGATCATGGGGCTTCTGAAGTTCTGGCCCAAGACTCACAGTCCCAAGGAGGTGATGTTCCTCAACGAGCTGGAGGAGATACTGGACGTCATCGAACCGGCCGAGTTCATCAAGGTCCAGGAGCCGCTCTTCAGACAACTGGCCAAGTGTGTGTCCAGCCCCCACTTCCAG GTGGCGGAGCGTGCGCTCTACTACTGGAACAACGAGTACATCATGAGCCTGATCAGCGACAACGCCGCCAACATTCTTCCCATCATGTTTCCTGCGCTCTACAAGAACTCCAAGAGCCACTGGAacaa gaccATCCACGGTCTCATCTACAACGCCCTCAAACTTTTCATGGAGATGAACCAGAAGCTTTTTGACGACTGCACTCAACAGTACAAGAGCGACAAACACAA GGAAAAACACAAAGTGAAGGAGAGAGAAGAAGTCTGGTTGAAACTGGAAGATCTGGCGAGACACAACCCTCAG AGCAATAAACTCCTCCCTCTGCGACCCGGACTCCTCCCACAGGAAGCG ctggcGTCGTGCTCAGCAAGTGTGGAGGCAGACGTTCCAACACTGGAGGACATTCAACTGTTAAAGAAGACGGTGGAGAGCCAAGCAGTActg GTTGTGAAAGACGCCAAGAAGGACAAGGTGGTGATGAGGAGGAAGTCGGAACTTCCACAGGACGTTTACACCATCAAAGCTCTGGAGGCGCACAAGAGGGCCGAGGAGTACCTGACAGCCAATCAGGAGGCGCTCTGA